Sequence from the Panicum virgatum strain AP13 chromosome 5N, P.virgatum_v5, whole genome shotgun sequence genome:
GGGAAGACGCCACCTCCCGGGCATGTCCCTGGCACTCCGTCTCTGAAACAGATCACGAACAAAACGGATCTATATAACCGCAAAAACCATGAGAAAAAGAAACAAACTTGATAAAATTCATGGAAATGCGCCCATATTTGCATGCTGAACCTTGCACGGTGATGCTCACGCCAGCAGCTTCAAACAGAGGCTTGATTTCCGAGTCGTAGATCTTCTTCGCGCATTTCCTGCCGCCGAAGGGGTTGACGAAGACGAACAATCTCTTGGGGCGGCCTGCGGGTGAAAATTTCAGCACAGACGTGAGCAATCGGTGAAAATCTAAACAGGGGAGTCGTCTCCCGTCGAGCCTGAGCACGGAGGCACACACGCACCGAACGAGTCGAGGCAGCGTGCCAGCCTCTCGCcccacgccgcggcggcgccctcgccgtcggccaTCTCGAGCACGAAGTCCCGCCTGCACCGCCTCCCGGCTCCCTTccctcccgcgcccgcgccgggcGCGCACGACCTCGCCctggccgcgcccgccgccacgAAGGCCCTCACGACGACCTCCTTCCCCCTCGCCTCGACCCCGAGCACGTCGCGCTCCAGCGACAGCGCCcgctcccccgccgcgccgccgcttcccgcGCGGCGCCACCGCAGCTCCCCGCCCCCGAGAGtcgcctccgccggcgcgccgtCCACGCGGACATTGGCCGTGGCGCGGTCCTCCATGCCCTGCCGCTCCGTGGCCTAGCGGCGGAGGTGTGTGCTGGCGGAGGTTTTGGCGCCTTGACGAGGGAGCGGCGCGCACGCAGGAGCAGGAGGCAGCGTGgacgggcacgggcacgggcacgaCGAGGCGATCGATGTGCGGGGGCGGACGGGCTCGCGTGGCGACGTGCTGGACTGGATGCTATGGGAACGAAGGCAACGGGCGGATGCGTTGGCTTCGGCGATCCCACGTTGGAATGGAACTTGGATCGGTTAGATGCGGCGAGCTCGAGGGCTCACATCTCAGTTGTGAGCTAGGAGGCGATGGGGTGCTCATTGCTTAACGCCATGTGCTTCCTCTGCCCCCTTCCATGTCATCCGGTGATCAGTTCAAACCGCCGGGGCAGCTCGCGTGCCGTGCTCGGTGACGTGGCTAGCCATGTACCGACTGGTATCGTCAGATTGAGGCGTACGGGGATGGTTCAGAGTTACGCGAGCCAACCATAAACAATGGCCATAAacaatggccttgtttggttctctAGCGTTGTCTAACGTTAGAAGAGAATCTCgtatgtatgaagtactaaataaataaagtttatttataaattttttcagagacgagtgtaacttttcgcgatgaatctaatgacggtaattaatcgatgattgactacaaTAATGCTACATTAACTGTCCTTTAATCAtacggtcaaagatctcattgTATTCGTCTCGCCAAGTAGCGCAGGggttgtgaagttagttttgtaaactatatttatttaatacataTAATTAATAGTTAAAGTTAGCTATAGTATCTAATGGAAAGCGTCCGCGTTTGATGGACGCCCTACTGCAGCGAACGGATGTGGAGTTGTCAGAGGGTGAGAGGGGATAGGTGAGGTGAAACAACTCGAGTGTGATGATTTTCACTAAATTACGCCCTTGGAAAAGCTGAACGATGATGGTTGGAAAGGCAGAGGGAATCAGTTTTTTTACAAGGATTTTCTTGAAGAAAAACGTCTCTTTCAAAAAGAATTTCTCCCGAATTTACATGTACCTCACATGTTGTTTTCAAAAAGGATGGAAGCGCTTGACATGTAACTTCGTAATTGATTTATGTGCCTTCAATTGAGACGGCGACGTATTTTGACTTCTGGACTGCGAGCTGTATAGGCGTACGTGGAAGAACTGAAGCGTAGCGTATCAAATTCATCTTGGTTTGCGTCtgaacaaaatgaaaaaaactcgccgttgccggggatcgaacCCGGGTCGCCCGCGTGACAGGCGGGAATACTCACCACTATACTACAACGACCTTGTTGGTTAACCTCTGAGTTAATTTAAATAACAACATAAAAAGAATCACAGGGTAACATAAGGAATATGTTGATAAATTCACACGGAGCTCTACACCTCCAGCCCACCATCGAGAACCAGCGGTCCACCGGTGAAGCACAGAAAAGATCAGCTCATCGCATTTCCAGTCAAGACATATGATGAAACTGCGGATGAAAATTAGCTCCGTCCAGTATCATGTCAATGTTCAATCTCTAGCTCACAGCGCGTTTCACCGCCTTGAGATAATAGTCCTACTCCTACACTGATGAACCACCAGAAAATTTCTCCATACACATATCATCGCTTTACAGAAGAACGGAAACCTTAAGATGGCACACGCCATGACTTCCAGCAGTAAGCATCTTTGGCGGATATACAGTTTTCAGTCAAAAGCTACATCATCTTCTACACAGCCTTTTTGGCACCCTCCGGTGAGCCTACCAGTTGTGGTGGTAGTATGGAGTAATAGGTAATAAAGGAAAGGTAAGCGCAGCTCGCTACGACATATACCTTGAACCACACAGATGAGCAAAGAGTTAGGTAGAGGCAGATGCCCGTCAAGCCGACTATGGTGAAAAAGTTTGCTAGGCACTTCGGTGTGGATAGATCTCCTTCAGTTCCTTCATCAGGGAAGTGGCCCTTCGCGAGAAAATCTGACAGGAGCTGGTCCTTCTGCCTGAACCTCTCTATCATCCATTCAGTTATTTCGTCCTCCGATGTGGGGATGTCAGAGAGCTGAACCGTCCTGATGTGGATGTGGACTTCAGAGGGATCAACGCCATAAACGTTGTCCAGAAAATCTGGCAGTCGATGCTTGTATGCGATTGTGACATCGTAGACTGCAAGAAAGGCATGTCAGGACTCAGGAGTCAAATATAAACAAGAGTAGAACTAAGCCAAAACACATTGCAGAAATGGAAAAGAATCGCTTTGGAAACTACAAAGTAGCTATATTCAGGTTACGGAATTCAAGTATATTGGTCCTATCAGCAACAATGATGAGATATTTTGGAAATGATAGTACATACATACTGGTTCAGATACTAATAACTGGACTACAGAGAGACTGTACAACATCTGACTTGCTTACTTCACTTTGGAAGCAAAATATGCCTGTTTCTCGTTAACTCAAAATCATAATTAGATGGCTATAACAGTGAAGAATGTATTTCATTCTATTTCAGGAGCTGAAACCCATGTACTTTCTACTCAAGACAAAACCATAACAATAGCACAGTGTGAATATAGATTTTTCAGAATTAACACCACATATGATCTTTTCAAGAACCTCTATGGGTTCTAACAATGCTTATAACATACTCAAAACATAGCAATCTGACAGAGAGTGAATATAGATTTTTAAGAATTAACATCTCATATAATGGATACAACTTCTAAAACTCAAGAGATGAACTTTCTAATGTAAGTTTATAGCTATTAGTTGATAAATACTCTGCTGctaaagggaaaaagaaaaagaaaaatctagCGACAGTAACACACATCATGCCAGCAAATGTATCATGCATCCATGGAACGAGAAGAAGGGGGAACATGGTGTTCACCTGCATCTAAGGAACATCTCAGCTGTTGCAAGCAACAAATGAACCCCTTTGTCTTCGGAAGGAGGACATGTTCTAGCTTAGGTAAACCATGCTCTGAAGCGTACTCTTGGCTCTTGATGCATTTCTTCTCACTAAGATAGAATGAGCAATCAGCAAACAAATATAGGAAAAGAGGAAGAATCATGCACATTCAATAAAATGACAAGCAACACGCAGAAGCAATGTAGAAATGGATGATCACATGTAATTTTTGATTTGGTAATCAGTGACTACGGAAATTTAAGACATTGAATATAAGTTATTAATTATATGTTCAGTCATGCATGTGGATTACATGACAAATATACAAACAATTAGTTTCAAAGATAATTATGCCTTACGTATAATCTGTGCCTTCAGGAAAAACCGCCAACCAGATAGGATCTCTGGGGTTCTTAAATGTTGATAATTTGTTCTGGATAATTGCTTCATCAATCTCCCA
This genomic interval carries:
- the LOC120673323 gene encoding probable 1-acyl-sn-glycerol-3-phosphate acyltransferase 5; translated protein: MNGSNGSQEHHVNGEEGVHHVSRPILNNGPKHRPLTLMRRCRGVACVAIILSTAFLLIVYLAPITTFVVRLFSVHYSRKATSILFGIWLSLWPFLFEKINKTKVVFSGENVTPKRRVLLFANHRTEVDWMYLWDLALRKGYLGYIKYILKSSLMKLPIFSWAFHIFEFIPVERKWEIDEAIIQNKLSTFKNPRDPIWLAVFPEGTDYTEKKCIKSQEYASEHGLPKLEHVLLPKTKGFICCLQQLRCSLDAVYDVTIAYKHRLPDFLDNVYGVDPSEVHIHIRTVQLSDIPTSEDEITEWMIERFRQKDQLLSDFLAKGHFPDEGTEGDLSTPKCLANFFTIVGLTGICLYLTLCSSVWFKVYVVASCAYLSFITYYSILPPQLVGSPEGAKKAV